CGAATTTTGCGGAGGCTGTCACGCGCAGGATGCTCCTGCCGACAAAGGAATACCACGGATAGATATGGCATCACACAATGTTCGATACGTCTGCTGGCAATGCCATTATCCCCATCTACCGGAGGCGAGATGAAGTACAAGGTAAAAGAATCGAGCAAAAAACTCCCTGATCGACGCACTTTCATTCAGACTCTTGGTTCATCATGCGTTTTGCTTCTCGTCCCGAAATTTCTGTTTGCCAGAGAAAATAAGAAAGGTGCCGCGTGGACTTACTCAAATGGATATGCCCCATCTGAGCATTATTACGGGATGGGGATCGACATAAGCAAATGTATAGGCTGCGGAAGATGCGCCAATGCGTGCAAATTGGAGAACGACGTGCCACGGGAGCCATTCTTCTTCCGGACCTGGGTGGAACGCTACCGTATCTTCGAGGATGGTGAAGTAGCCATCGATAGTCCAAATGGAGCTGCAGACGGCTTCAAACCTGGGTCAGCTCCCGAAAAAAACCTGGTGCGGAATTTTTTTGTGCCCAAGATATGCAACCAGTGTGACAAACCGCCATGTGTGCAGGTTTGTCCAGTCGGAGCAACGTTCAAGACGCCTGATGGTGTCGTTCTCGTCGACTCACAGTACTGCATCGGCTGTAGATACTGTATTCAGGCATGCCCTTACGGTGCCCGTTATCTTCATCCTGAAAAACGGGTAGCAGACAAGTGCACCTTCTGCTATCACCGAATAGTGAAAGAGAAGCTGCCTGCCTGTGTGGAAGTCTGTCCGACCCAGGCGCGTATTTTCGGCGAGCTTGAAAAGAAAGCAAGTCCACTGGTTCGCTTCATGCGGATGAATAAGATCTCTGTACTCAAGCCATCCTTGAACACCGAGCCAAAGGTCTATTACGCCAACTTCGATATGGAGGTACGATAGCCTTGGAAGAAATAATTCGACATTTGATGCCGATCTTAAAAGAAGTTAGCGGATACATCTACCCCAATGAGATCGAGCTCCACTGGGGGATTCTCATTGTGGTGTATCCATATCTGACAGGATTGGTTGCGGGAGCATTCATCCTCGCTTCGCTTGTCAAAATATTCAACGTACGGGAAGTGCAGGCGACATACAGGATGGCACTGCTGACCGCCCTGGCCTTTTTGATTGTATCGCCCCTGCCGCTCCTGACACATCTCGGGCATCCGGAAAAATCTTTTGAAATCTTCCTAACTCCTAACACCAAGTCTGCCATGGCGATGTTTGGATTCGTATATGCGTGGTATCTGATGGCCGTTCTGCTCCTGGAGATCTGGTTCGATTACAGACGAGACATAATCCTCTGGGAAAAGAAGGAATCCGGGATCAAGAAATGGTTCCATAAGCTCATCACGCTCTTCTCGAGCGACGCCTCGGAGCAATCTCTCACATTCGACAGGAAAGCTATCAAATTGATCACAATCATCGGCATCCCATCGGCCTTTTTACTGCACGGTTATGTCGGGTTCATCTTCGGCTCCATCAAAGCGAATCCTTGGTGGTCCAGCGTTCTCATGCCGATCGTCTTCCTCTTTTCAGCCATTGTTTCGGGTATTGCTCTAGTTTTGCTCATCTACATGGTGGTCACTCCTATGCGCGGGAAAGAGATCGATATGGCATGTCTGAACAAACTGGCCAGTTATCTTTTCTATGTCATGATTATAGATTTCTCGCTGGAGGCACTGGATTTCATCCATAGGATCTATGAATCGGAGGAGTCAATCCACATCCTGTCCGAGCTGGTGATGGGAAAGCTGTTCGTGAGCCTGATAGTCATTCAGCTCCTGATCGGCATGATCGTTCCACTTCTTGCCATTGCAGGCGTCAAACTGTTCAAAGCACCCGACGAATTAAGAAAGCAGGTTTATTTCCTTTCTGCGCTTCTGGTTCAAGTGGGCATTTTTTCAACGCGTTGGAACGTTGTGATAGGAGGGCAGCTGTTTTCCAAGAGCTTCAGCGGTCTCACCGCATACAAGATGACATTTCTAGGATTGGAAGGTTTACTGATGTCGCTTTTTCTTCTACTCCTTCCTTTTATCATCCTATACGTGCTGTTTCGCGTTCTCCCGCCATGGGAAGAGATGCGTGAGGCTCAATAACTTTCCTCAATCAATGAGCCTCCCTGCTAATCTTCTTCCTTGATCTTTTTCACTCGCCTTTCAGCTTGACGAGGGCTTTACATGCGCTGTATATATAAGGTCTGAAGAAAGTTGAGGAAAAGGAATATGAATTCAAAACTGTTCCGATCCACCCTTTTAATTATGACTTTTTCCTTGATCTCCTGCTTTAATCTCTCTTTTTCAATGGATGAGCCGATCTCCCCGAAAATATCTCCCTGGCTTGGTCGCGAGCTTGCAAAGGGTCCGGCAGAGATGATCGTCATCTTTGAAGATAAAGCTCCCTTGCATCAGTTACCTAAAGGTCTCGATCCAATCTCACGAAAGGAGATCGTAGTATCCCTTCTAAAAAACATATCGGAAAAGAGTCAGAAGAGGCTACGCGATCACTTGGAGTCAAAAGGGATTACGGTCAGGTCATACTTCATCATCAATGCGCTTCTCGTCAGAGGGGATTTAACGCTCGCCAACTGGATTGCCTCACAAACCGAGGTCGCAAAGATCGTCGGGAACCCTCATATCAGACAAGTGCTTCCGGTTCCAGAATCTCCATCTTCATCGGGTTCCTTCCTGGGCGTAGAATGGGGAATCCAGGCAATCCACGCCGACAAGGTCTGGCAGGAATACGGGGTCCATGGAGAAGGGATCGTCGTTGCAAGCGCTGATACCGGCGTTGAATGGGACCATCCCGCATTGAAAGGAAAATACAGAGGGTGGAACGGGACATCGGCAGATCATTCATACAACTGGCACGATTCCATTGAAGATAGAGCTGAACCGATCGACGATAATGATCACGGGACACATACGACAGGGACGATGACGGGTGATGATGGCCAGGGAAATCAGATAGGCGTTGCGCCCGGGGCTAAATGGATAGCATGCCGCAACATGGACCATGGCGTTGGAACCCCCGCCCGCTACATCGAATGCAACGAATTTTTCCTGACGCCATACCCTCCCGGATTTGATGCCGCCTCGTCAGGTAGAGCCGATCTTGCGCCGCACATAATCAACAATTCCTGGGGATGCCCTCCATCCGAGGGGTGCGATCCCGATTCATTGCAGGAGTCTTTCGCCAATTTGAATGCAGCCGGGATCTTTCCAGCCGTCTCCGCAGGCAACAGCGGTCCATTCTGTTCGACGGTGTCCGACCCTCCCGCCATCTATGGGGAATCGTTCTCCGTTGGAGCCACAGATTCATCCACGTCTCTTGCCCTGTTCAGCAGTCGCGGTCCCGTTACCGTTGATGGAAGCAACAGACTCAAACCAAACATCTCTGCCCCTGGAGTCAATGTCCGCTCGAGCGTTCGTAACGCTAACTATGCTTCATTCAGCGGGACTAGCATGGCAGGGCCTCATGTTGCGGGGGCCGTGGCTCTGCTCTGGGCAGCAAGACCTGAAATGACCGGTCTCATAGAAACGACCCGCTGCATCATTGAGGCATCCGCCAACCCACAGGTGAACATGCCATGGCCCCAGCGCTGCGGCGACACCGGTCCTTCCGACAAACCAAACAACCTCTTCGGACACGGCCTCGTGGATGCTCTGGCCGCCGTCAAGGGGATCCCCGACGGGGACGGTGATCGGATGCCGGATAGCTGCGATTGTGCCCCTTCCAACGACACACTGGCCATCGCTCCCCCGGAAGTGCGAAAGCTAGAGTTCCTCAAGGATCACGAGACGATCTTATGGGAGGACATCTCTCCTCTCACCGGTTCCTCCACTGTCTTCGATCTTCTGCGCGGTTTCCTGAACGACCTGCTCTCGGATGGCAGTATCTCGCGCGCCTCCTGCCTTGCCAACAATCTTCCAGATGCTCATACAACAGATACGGAAAACCCATCTTCGGGAATTGGATTCTACTATCTCGTCAGGGCCCAGAACGGATGCGGGACTGGAACTCTTGGAGCAGACTCGGCAGGCAATGAACGTACATCCAGTGCCTGCCCCTGATCTTCTATTTAGGCGATTCCTGAGACCTTTGTTGAAAAAACAAGGACAGTGTTACTTTTTTATCACGGCAAGAGCGAAATCGGCTGCATCGAGCAGCGGTTTCGCCGTGATCTTTAATCCGACCGCCTTCTCCATCCAGAGCTGAGGGATGATGCTTCCAGATCTGCACATCCTCTCCATCTCCACTCCCAG
This genomic interval from Acidobacteriota bacterium contains the following:
- a CDS encoding 4Fe-4S dicluster domain-containing protein, yielding MKYKVKESSKKLPDRRTFIQTLGSSCVLLLVPKFLFARENKKGAAWTYSNGYAPSEHYYGMGIDISKCIGCGRCANACKLENDVPREPFFFRTWVERYRIFEDGEVAIDSPNGAADGFKPGSAPEKNLVRNFFVPKICNQCDKPPCVQVCPVGATFKTPDGVVLVDSQYCIGCRYCIQACPYGARYLHPEKRVADKCTFCYHRIVKEKLPACVEVCPTQARIFGELEKKASPLVRFMRMNKISVLKPSLNTEPKVYYANFDMEVR
- a CDS encoding S8 family serine peptidase, which encodes MNSKLFRSTLLIMTFSLISCFNLSFSMDEPISPKISPWLGRELAKGPAEMIVIFEDKAPLHQLPKGLDPISRKEIVVSLLKNISEKSQKRLRDHLESKGITVRSYFIINALLVRGDLTLANWIASQTEVAKIVGNPHIRQVLPVPESPSSSGSFLGVEWGIQAIHADKVWQEYGVHGEGIVVASADTGVEWDHPALKGKYRGWNGTSADHSYNWHDSIEDRAEPIDDNDHGTHTTGTMTGDDGQGNQIGVAPGAKWIACRNMDHGVGTPARYIECNEFFLTPYPPGFDAASSGRADLAPHIINNSWGCPPSEGCDPDSLQESFANLNAAGIFPAVSAGNSGPFCSTVSDPPAIYGESFSVGATDSSTSLALFSSRGPVTVDGSNRLKPNISAPGVNVRSSVRNANYASFSGTSMAGPHVAGAVALLWAARPEMTGLIETTRCIIEASANPQVNMPWPQRCGDTGPSDKPNNLFGHGLVDALAAVKGIPDGDGDRMPDSCDCAPSNDTLAIAPPEVRKLEFLKDHETILWEDISPLTGSSTVFDLLRGFLNDLLSDGSISRASCLANNLPDAHTTDTENPSSGIGFYYLVRAQNGCGTGTLGADSAGNERTSSACP
- the nrfD gene encoding NrfD/PsrC family molybdoenzyme membrane anchor subunit translates to MPILKEVSGYIYPNEIELHWGILIVVYPYLTGLVAGAFILASLVKIFNVREVQATYRMALLTALAFLIVSPLPLLTHLGHPEKSFEIFLTPNTKSAMAMFGFVYAWYLMAVLLLEIWFDYRRDIILWEKKESGIKKWFHKLITLFSSDASEQSLTFDRKAIKLITIIGIPSAFLLHGYVGFIFGSIKANPWWSSVLMPIVFLFSAIVSGIALVLLIYMVVTPMRGKEIDMACLNKLASYLFYVMIIDFSLEALDFIHRIYESEESIHILSELVMGKLFVSLIVIQLLIGMIVPLLAIAGVKLFKAPDELRKQVYFLSALLVQVGIFSTRWNVVIGGQLFSKSFSGLTAYKMTFLGLEGLLMSLFLLLLPFIILYVLFRVLPPWEEMREAQ